In Pseudomonas sp. ADAK18, a single window of DNA contains:
- a CDS encoding AMP-binding protein — MSVAFRLPLQVFFEREARHPRQRFMVQPMGGDEVQTLTWADVGHQARCAAHWLRARELAPGSHIALISKNCAHWIIADLAIWMAGHVSVPLYPNLTADSVAHVLEHSEAALVFIGKLDDWPSMMPGVKASLPTISLPLCPAGDFDYTWADLQTCSPIQDNPAPAPSDLATIIYTSGTTGLPKGVMHSFGALGFAAVRGTELFGLGEGDRLLSYLPLCHVAERMFVELASIYTGQTVFFAESLDTFLADLRRARPTALFGVPRIWTKFQMGVYSKIPEKRLDTLLRLPFIGKRVGHKVLAGLGLDALRIALSGAAPVPEALLRWYQRLGLDVLEVYGMTETCGYSHVSRPGQQKIGWIGLPCPEVEVRIDPSGEVQVRSGATMLGYFKDPQKTAETVTEDGFLRTGDKGEQDTEGRLRLTGRLKEIFKTSKGKYVAPAPIENRLAEHARIEQVCVVGDGLTAPMGLCVLSAVGLQDASGSARNALHGSLERLLEEVNLALDKHERLRQLVVVKDSWSVENGFLTPTLKIKRSVIESTYGSQFQAWSERSEAVLWQD; from the coding sequence ATGTCTGTCGCTTTTCGTTTGCCGCTGCAGGTCTTCTTCGAACGTGAAGCGCGTCACCCGCGCCAACGCTTCATGGTCCAACCCATGGGCGGTGACGAGGTACAAACCCTTACCTGGGCCGACGTCGGCCATCAAGCACGTTGCGCCGCACACTGGCTGCGAGCGCGGGAACTGGCCCCAGGCTCCCATATCGCCCTGATCTCGAAAAATTGCGCCCACTGGATCATCGCCGACCTGGCGATCTGGATGGCCGGGCACGTCTCTGTACCGCTCTATCCCAACCTCACCGCCGATTCCGTCGCCCATGTGCTGGAGCATTCCGAGGCAGCCCTGGTCTTTATAGGCAAGCTGGACGACTGGCCCTCCATGATGCCCGGGGTCAAGGCGAGCCTGCCCACCATCAGTTTGCCGCTGTGCCCGGCCGGCGACTTCGATTACACCTGGGCCGACCTGCAAACCTGCTCACCGATCCAGGACAACCCGGCGCCAGCCCCATCAGACCTGGCCACCATCATCTACACCTCCGGCACCACCGGCTTGCCCAAGGGGGTGATGCACAGCTTCGGCGCCTTGGGTTTCGCCGCCGTACGTGGTACCGAATTGTTTGGCCTGGGGGAGGGCGACCGATTGCTGTCCTACTTGCCGCTGTGCCACGTGGCGGAGCGCATGTTTGTCGAACTGGCCTCGATCTACACCGGGCAGACCGTCTTTTTTGCCGAAAGCCTCGATACATTTCTGGCTGACCTCCGGCGGGCGCGGCCGACGGCGCTGTTCGGTGTGCCACGGATATGGACCAAGTTTCAGATGGGTGTGTACAGCAAGATTCCAGAAAAGCGCCTCGATACCCTGTTGCGCTTGCCGTTTATTGGCAAGCGGGTGGGGCACAAGGTGCTCGCCGGGCTGGGCCTGGATGCGTTGCGCATCGCACTCTCCGGGGCGGCGCCGGTGCCTGAAGCGCTGTTGCGCTGGTACCAGAGACTGGGGCTGGATGTGCTGGAGGTCTACGGCATGACTGAAACCTGCGGTTACTCCCATGTTTCTCGTCCCGGCCAACAGAAAATCGGTTGGATCGGCCTACCGTGTCCGGAAGTCGAGGTGCGTATCGATCCGTCGGGTGAAGTGCAGGTGCGCAGTGGCGCGACCATGCTCGGTTACTTCAAGGACCCGCAGAAAACCGCCGAAACCGTCACCGAAGACGGCTTCCTGCGCACTGGCGACAAGGGTGAGCAGGACACCGAGGGCCGTTTGCGGTTGACTGGGCGCCTCAAGGAAATCTTCAAGACCAGCAAAGGTAAATACGTGGCTCCGGCCCCCATCGAAAACCGCCTGGCCGAGCATGCACGTATCGAACAAGTGTGCGTGGTGGGTGATGGCCTGACCGCGCCCATGGGACTCTGTGTGTTGTCCGCCGTGGGGCTGCAAGATGCGTCGGGCTCGGCCCGCAATGCCTTGCACGGTAGCCTTGAACGCTTGCTGGAGGAGGTTAACCTGGCTCTGGATAAACATGAGCGCTTGCGCCAACTGGTGGTGGTGAAAGACAGTTGGTCGGTGGAAAACGGTTTCCTGACCCCGACCTTGAAGATCAAACGGAGCGTTATCGAATCCACGTACGGGTCACAGTTCCAGGCCTGGAGCGAACGCTCCGAGGCCGTGCTGTGGCAGGATTGA
- a CDS encoding hotdog fold thioesterase yields the protein MSLWRTQPDIERLNSSQKNTIGEVLDIRFEAFDDESLTASMVIDHRTHQPYGLLHGGASVVLAETVGSMASYLCIDASKFYCVGLEINANHLRGLRSGRVTAVAKPIHIGRTTHVWDIRLTSDEGKASCVSRLTMAVVPLGENPPAR from the coding sequence ATGAGCCTGTGGCGTACCCAACCTGATATCGAACGACTGAACTCCAGCCAGAAAAACACCATCGGTGAAGTGCTGGATATTCGTTTCGAAGCCTTTGATGATGAGTCTCTGACCGCGAGCATGGTGATCGACCATCGCACCCATCAACCTTATGGCCTGCTGCACGGCGGGGCATCGGTGGTGTTGGCGGAGACTGTGGGTTCCATGGCCAGCTACCTGTGCATCGACGCCAGCAAGTTCTACTGCGTAGGCCTGGAAATTAACGCCAACCACCTGCGGGGCTTGCGTTCGGGGCGGGTGACGGCGGTGGCCAAGCCTATTCATATCGGGCGTACCACCCATGTCTGGGATATTCGCCTGACCAGCGATGAAGGCAAGGCCAGCTGTGTGTCGCGCCTGACCATGGCAGTGGTGCCGCTGGGTGAAAATCCACCGGCTCGATAG